From Scleropages formosus chromosome 9, fSclFor1.1, whole genome shotgun sequence, one genomic window encodes:
- the ssbp4 gene encoding single-stranded DNA-binding protein 4 isoform X4, whose amino-acid sequence MATRRKGLQLLYLSRVESRWLAGCVLQKASGTEPRRCQGCCCCSSPSMHLSAAAAPSPVMGNMPPNDGMPGGPMPPGFFQGPPGSQPSPHAQPPPHNPSNPMMGPHGQPFMSPRYPGGPRPSLRMPNQPPVGVPGSQPLLPNSLDPTRPQGHPNMGGPMRMNPPRGMGGMGPQNYGGGMRPPPNSLGGPGMPGMNMGPGGRGPWPNPNANSIAYSSSSPGNYVGPPGGGGPPGTPIMPSPGDSTNSSENIYTMMNPIGPGGNRPNFPMGPGPDGPMGGMGAMEPHHMNGSLGSGDMDGLPKNSPNNMAGMNNPPGTPRDDGEMAGNFLNPFQSESYSPNMTMSV is encoded by the exons atggcaacaagGAGAAAGGGCCTTCAGTTGCTTTACCTGAGTCGAGTGGAGTCTCGCTGGCTCGCTGGCTGCGTGCTTCAGAAGGCCTCCGGAACCGAGCCGCGCCGCTGTCaaggctgctgttgctgctcatCACCCAGCATGCATCTG AGCGCGGCTGCCGCCCCCAGTCCGGTGATGGGCAACATGCCCCCTAATGACGGCATGCCCGGCGGACCCATGCCCCCTGGCTTCTTTCAG GGACCTCCCGGCTCCCAGCCGTCACCTCATGCacagccccccccacacaacCCCAGCAACCCCATGATGGGACCTCATGGCCAG CCTTTCATGTCTCCGCGGTACCCAGGTGGACCTCGGCCCTCGCTCCGCATGCCAAATCAG CCTCCGGTGGGCGTCCCGGGGTCACAGCCTCTCCTGCCGAACAGCTTGGACCCCACCAGGCCACAGG GACACCCAAATATGGGCGGCCCCATGAGGATGAACCCACCCCGGGGCATGGGAGGCATGGGTCCGCAG AACTACGGAGGTGGCATGAGGCCACCGCCCAACTCCCTGGGAGGCCCCGGCATGCCTGGGATGAACAT GGGTCCGGGTGGCCGAGGACCGTGGCCAAATCCGAACGCTAATTCG ATAGCCTACTCCTCCTCATCTCCAGGCAACTACGTG GGCCCTCCCGGTGGCGGTGGTCCTCCAGGAACTCCCATCATGCCCAGCCCAGGAG ACTCCACAAACTCCAGCGAAAACATCTACACGATGATGAACCCTATAGGGCCTGGGGGTAACAGACCCAAC TTCCCCATGGGCCCGGGTCCCGACGGCCCGATGGGTGGCATGGGAGCCATGGAGCCTCATCACATGAACGGGTCGCTAG GTTCCGGTGACATGGATGGGTTGCCAAAG AACTCTCCTAATAACATGGCGGGCATGAACAACCCCCCGGGGACTCCGCGGGACGATGGAGAGATGGCGGGCAACTTCCTAAATCCATTCCAAAGTGAAAGT TATTCACCCAACATGACGATGagtgtgtga